DNA from Flavobacteriales bacterium:
GTGAACGACCCCGCAGGCAATAAGACCTACCATCCGATGAAGGGGCTGAAGACGACCCAGTTCCTCATCGACATCATCAACCGGGGCACGGGCAAGCTTCATTGGCGTGGCGACAAGGGCAGCTTCCACGACTTCGCCGGTGCCTTCGAGGACCTTCAGGGCCTGGATGCTCCGCTAGACGTGGTGGGCATGCAGGAGTTCAGCGATTTCCTCGCGGCCACCTGGTACGTCCCCAACCCCTACCGCACCATCAGGCCGGACACCAACACCGCCGGGGTGGCCGCTACCGTGGAGCGGATGAACAATCCCAACCGCGTGCGCTTCACGGGCACCACGTTCCAGACCATTCCCACTGCCGGGGTGAGCCTCTTCGTCGCCGTGAACATCAACTGCTCGCATTGCCACCAAACTGGGAGCGGACGCGGACACCTGCCCGGCAACGGCTCGAACACCAGCGCCGGCGTGGTGAACATGGCCCTGAACACCAATATGGTGCCCGACCTGCGCAGCACCTACCGGAAGAACGGCTTCTTCTATAACACCACCGAATGCACCAGCGGCTTCGGAATGATGAGCGACGGGGTGATGGAGACCCGGTTCAATCAGAACGGCACCGGGCATTACCTCGGCGACTATGAGCCGGAGCTGCTCAGCTGGAGCGGCGGCATCACACAGGCGAACAGCCCGCAGAGCTACGGCTTCGACCGCGTGCATGCCATCCAGGATGCCATGCCGGCCGTGGGAATGCGCATGACCATCAATGGCAGCGTGGGCAGCGCCGGCCGTGTGGGGACGCTCTTGAACTGGACGAACAAGTACCCGAACGACTACGCGCTCGTTGTGAAGGGCCGCTGGCAGGGGGAGCTGCGGGGCTTCTACTACCTCGGGAGCAACAACTACCAGCCCGACCTCAACGGAGCGCCACCCGTGACGCACGCTCAGCTGGTTGCCCATGCGCAGGCCGGCAACCCGCTCACTTGGACCATCGTCCACCCCAGCACCAAGATCCGCCATGGCGTTGACCGTGACCTGGACGGCATCTTCGACTACTCCGATGGCGATGCAGAACTGGCGCTGAGCATGGTGCTGGAAGGGGCATGGAACGGAACGGCGATGCGGAGCGACCTGCTGACAGCCGGCATCCTGCCCACTTCCGACCCATACGGCCAAGGCGCCACCATGAAGCCGGAGCTCCTCGAGCGTACCGGTGCCGGGGCCCCCGTGGATTGGGTGATGGTGCAGCTGCGCGATGGCGCCAACCATGGGACGGTGGTGGACGAAATGGCCGCCGTGCTGCTCGCTGATGGCCGCGTGGTGACGCCAGACGGAGATGAGCCGCTCTGGTTCCCCGATGCCCCGCGCGCGTCCTACAAGGTGGCCGTCTGGCACCGCAATCACCTCGCCACCATGACCAGCAGCGCCCAGGCCTTCGGCGCCGGCGTGGTGCGCGTGGACCTGGCCGACCCGGCCACGCCCACGTACGGCACCGATGCACGCAAGCTCCTAGGCACCATCGCCGCGCTATGGGCGGGCGACGTGGACGGCAACGGCATCCTGCGGTACACCAACCAGGAGAACGACCGCGACCCCATCCTGGTGCGTGTGGGGGGCAGCCTGCCCACGGCCACCACCACCGGATACCATCCGGAGGATGTGAACCTGGACGGCGTGGTGAAGTACACCGGGCAGGACAACGACCGTGACCCCATCCTGCAGAACATCGGCGGCAGCATTCCAACGAATACGCGCACCGAGCAGCTGCCCTGAGTGTTATGGGGACGGTCCGCCCCGTCGGGCGGCCTACTTTACGTGCCGATCCACATGCGCATCGCCTTCATCGGCTTGGGGCTGCTTGCTGCCGTCGCCCAGGCCCCTGCCCAAGAGAGCGGTTTCTCCTGCCTCGCCAATCACCCCGTCGAACTGGCGCGCCACCTGGCCGAACGGCCGAACGCCGCACAGCACGCGCTGCAAGCCAAGGCGGCCATGGAAGCAGGCGCAGGGGCCTTCACCCGGGGCGGCGGGCAGGCCTACGTGATTCCCGTGGTCTTCCACGTCATCCATGACTTCGGACCGGAGAACATCAGCGATCAGCAGGTTCTTGATGCCGTACGGATCCTCAACGAGGACTTCAATCGGCTCAACCCGGACTGGAGCACCGTCCGTCCCGAATTCCTGGACATCGTAGCCGATGTGGGCATCGAATTCCGCTTGGCCAGGCGAGACCCCGAGGGCAACTGCACCAACGGCATCACGCGCACGGCGAGCATCCGCACCTACGACGGGGACTACGACATGACCCAGCTGATCCAATGGCCGCGCGACCGCTACATGAACGTGTGGGTGGCGGCCAGTGCGAGCGGCGCGGCGGGCTACACCTACTATCCCATGTGGCTGGACGGATGGCCCGAGGCCGACGGAATCGTGATCAAGCACGACTATGTAGGCAGCGTGGGAACAGGCCCCCCCGGCCGGTCGCGGGCGCTCACCCATGAGGTGGGGCACTGGCTGAACCTCAAGCACACCTGGGGCGACAGCAACGAGCCAGGGCTGCCCGAGAATTGCGACTTCGACGACGATGTGGACGACACCCCGCTCACCCGCGGATGGACCTCCTGCCTGCTGAACGGGAACTCCTGCGGCAGCGGCCCAGACAATGTGCAGAACTACATGGAGTACGCCTACTGCAGCCGCATGTTCACCATGGGCCAGGGCGACCGCATGCTGGCAGCGCTCAACTCGGACGTCGCCGAACGCTCCGCCCTGTGGCAGCCCGAGAACCTGGATCTGACGGGGGTTTCCGGCCCCGGCCAGGTTTGCCAGGTCCGCTTCACGGCCGACCGTCGCACCATCTGCGCCGGCGAGACCATCCAGTTCCAGGACCAGAGCTTCTGGGGCATCACCACCCGGTACTGGTCCTTTCCGGGAGGGCAGCCCGCAAACAGCGATGCGGAAACCCCGTCGGTAACCTATACCGAGCCGGGGCTCTATCCGGTGAGCCTCGAAGCAAGCGACGGCACCAATGGAATCACCGGCACGGAGCCGGTTTTCATCCGCGTCCTGCCATCGCCAGGTCAGCCCGTGCCATGGTTGGAAGGATTCGAATCCACTTCAGCGCTGCCTGACGAACGCTGGGCCATCACCGACCGGCAAGGCGATGGCGGGTTCGTGCTCAGCCAGGCCGCAGCCTTCACCGGCTCACGCAGCGCACGCTTGCCGAACGCCATCACCATGTCCGGCAACGTGGATGAACTGCTCTCCGAGACCTTCGACCTCAGCGGCAGCGCTGGAGCCATCGTCACCTTCCGGTACGCCTTTGCCAAGCGATTCCCTACCAACGATGACGCGCTCTTCGTGTGGGTGAGCGCCGATTGCGGCGCCACCTGGGTGCTGCGCAAGGTGATGCGCGCGAGCAATGCGCTGCTCACCGCCGGTGTGATAAACGGCCCCTTCACCCCCTCCGGACCCGACCAATGGCGGCTCGCCGAAATCACCAACATCGGCCCCACGCTGTGCACATCGAGCTTCCGCCTCCGATTCGAGTTCGTGAGCGATGGCGGAAATGACCTCTTCATCGACGACATCAACATCGTGGCGGGCCAAGTGGGCATGCGCGACCAGGCGACTGAGGCACAAGGCCTCGCTGCTGCCTGGGATGCTTCCTCCGGGGATGCTTGGGCCTCCTTCGCCCCTGTCCAGCCAGGGCCCGTCCGGATCGAGGTGCAGGATGCCGCCGGCCGTCGCATCGCAGGGCTACAAGCGGTCGCTCAATCGGGGGGGCTGCAGCGCATGGCCTTGGGCCTGCGTCAGGCAGCCCCCGGGACCTACATCGTGCGGCTCGTCACTGAAACCGGAACACAAGCGGTTAGGTTCATCGTCCCCTGATAGCTCATCGTGCCGACCAGCCCCTTTAACCGGGCCGATGCCGGGTCCGTCGCCGCTCGATTGGATTCTGGGATTCCCAAGCCTCTTTAGGATCCCGATTCCACCGTCCCCTGTGGCATCCCTATGACGTTTGCCAGGGTCTCCATCGGGTATTTTTGACAACCTGCAAGAGAACCCCATGCGTCTTTCCCATACCCTGACCCTGATTACCCTGCTCGTTTTTGCCGTGAACGGGTCGGCCCAGATTCAACCCTGCGGCGCCAACGACCTGACGAAGGTCCTGGCCAACCACCCCGACCCTGCCGGTGAATTGGCGCTGATCGCTGCCGCCGATGCGGAATTGGAGCAGTTCACGTCCGCTTGGGCTGCGGCACAGACCGGAGCCGAGCGAGTGGTGCATACCATCCCGGTGGTTTTCCACATCATCCACAACAACGGGCCGGAGAACATCAGCGACGAGCAGGTGATCGATGCCGTCCGGATCCTCAACGAGGACTTCAACCGCCTGAATCCGGACTGGGACAACGTGCGGCCCGAGTTCCTCCCCATCGTGGCCGATGTGGGCATCTCCTTCAAACTGGCCACGCGCGACCCGAGCGGCAACTGCACCAATGGCATCACCCGCACCGTCTCGCCATTGACCAACGACGGCACCCAGGCCATGAAGAACCTGATCCAATGGCCGCGCAGCAAGTACCTCAACATCTGGGTGGCTGCCAGCGCGGATGGAGCGGCGGGCTACACCTACCGGCCCGGATCCGTGAACAACCAGCCTACGTGGGACGGCATCGTCATCCTGCACACATACACCGGCTCCATAGGTACCGGCACTCCGAGCCGTTCGCGGGCCCTCACGCACGAGGTCGGGCACTGGATCAACCTGGCGCACACTTGGGGAAACAGCAACAATCCCGGGCTCCCGGAGAACTGCAACGGCGATGACGGCGTGAGCGACACGCCCAATACGATCGGTTGGACCAACTGCACGCTTTCGGGCACCAGCTGCGGCTCGCTCGACAATGTGGAGAACTACATGGAGTACTCCTACTGCTGCAAGATGTTCACGGAGGGGCAGAAAACCCGGATGCTTGCCGCGCTCAACAGCGGAACCGCGCAGCGCAACCAGCTCATCACCGCAGCCAACCTGGCAGCCACCGGGGTCGATGACGAGCCCGTGCTCTGCCAGGCCTCCTTCCAGAGCAGTGCTGGGCTCATCTGCGCCGGCAGCGCGGTCACCTTCACCGACCTCAGCTTCCATGGCGTCACAGGGCGGCAGTGGAGCTTCCCTGGAGGCACGCCCTCCAGCATGGAGGATGAGGCCGCCCCCTCCGTGGTCTACAACGAGCCAGGCGTCTATCCCGTCCAGCTTACGGTCACCGATGGCACCAACACCCTCAGTTCCACGGTGCAGGGCATGGTGACCGTGCTGGCCAACCCCGGATCGACGCCCCCGGTCTCGGAGGGCTTCGAGGACCTCACCGCGTTGAACGGCCCCGATTGGTTCGCCGTGAACCCCAATGCCGACAACACCTTCACGGTCTCCACCACGGCCGCCTACTCCGGCTCGAAGAGCGTCCGCATATCAAACAGCTCAGCCATGGCCGGCAACGTGGATGAGCTGCTCTCCCGGACCTTCGATATGAGCGCAGCCGAAGACATCAGCATCACCTTCCGATGGGCCTATGCCCGTCGCACCAGCACCAGCGACGATGTACTGAGCCTCTACATCAGCAACAACTGCGGAGAGACATGGAGCCTGCGCCGCATCTCGCGCGGCAGCACCACGCTTCCCACCGCCCCCGCCACCACGGGCGGCTTCGTCCCTAACGGTCCGGGCCAGTGGGGATTTGCGGAGGTCACCAACATCAGCGCAACCAGCCATATCCCCGACTTCCGATTCAAGTTCGTCTTCGAGAGCGACGGAGGAAACCATCTATACCTCGATGACATCAACATCAATGGCCTGCCTGTGGGCTTGGAGGAGAGCCTCCTTGGCGCCGGAGCCGCATTGCAGGTGCTCCCCAATCCCGCCCAAGGCATGGCGCGAGTCCACCTGAACCTTCCGACTCCCGGCCACACCCGCCTGAGCATCATCGATGCCACCGGCCGCACGATGCAACTGGAGGAGCTCGGCCTTCGCCCCGCGGGCGAGGCCATCGTGCCGCTCGACCTTGGCGCCATGGCCCCGGGAGCCTATGCAGCGGAGCTCTCCGTCGACGGGCGCCGGTCCTTCGCCCGCTTCATCGTGGAGTGACGCGCCGATACCCGCCGCCCAGAACCAGCAATCCGACCCGTTCAGCATCATGCGCTATCTGTTCCCTGCCCTGGCCATCGCCACACTGCCGCTCGCCGCTTCGGCGCAAAGCCCCGCATTCACATGCGGCACCAACGACGACGCGGTGCTCGAGCGCCTGCATGGCAACGACCCCGCCCTCCTCGGCGCTATCGCAGCGGCCAATGCCGAATTGGAGGCATGGACGGCAGGCTTTAGCGAAGGCGCGCGCAGCACCTACGTCATCCCGGTGGTCTTCCACATCATCCACAACCATGGTCCGGAGAACATCTCCGACGAACAGGTGCTTGATGCGATGCGCATCCTGAACGAGGACTTCAACCGCCAGAACCCCGACTGGGACAATGTGCGCGCGGAGTTCCTTCCGCTCGTGGCCAACGTGGACATCGAGTTCCGCCTGGCGCGCAAGGACCCCAATGGGAATTGCACGCGGGGCATCACCCGCACGGTGAGCGCGCTCACGAACGACGGCACACAGGACATGAAGGACCTCATCCAGTGGCCGCGGAACAAGTACCTGAACGTGTGGGTGGCCGCCAGTGCCGCCGGTGCGGCAGGGTATACGCTCACGCCCGGAAGCGTGGCCTTCTTCGCAGCGGCCGACGGTATCGTGATGCAGCACACCTACGTGGGCAGCATCGGCACCGGCAGCCCCTCAAGGAGCCGCGCGCTCACGCATGAGGTGGGGCATTGGATCAATCTCGAGCACACTTGGGGGGGCTCCAACACCCCTGCGGTCTCCACCAACTGCAGCACGGATGATGGCGTGAGCGACACGCCGAACACCATCGGCTGGACGAGCTGCAACCTCAGCGGGACGACCTGCGGCTCATTGGATAACGTGGAGAACTTCATGGAGTACTCCTACTGTTCCAAGATGTTCACACTGGGCCAGAAGACCCGCATGGTGGCCGCCCTCACCTCCTCGACCGCCCAGCGCAACCAGCTCATTACAGCCAACAACCTCACGGCCACGGGCGTCAGCCAGCCGGAGGCGCTCTGCGCGGCGGAATTCACCGCCAGCAACAGGGTGGTCTGCCAAGGGGAGTCCGTCACCTTCACCGATGTGAGCTACAACGCAGTCTCCTCGCGCAGCTGGAGCTTCGCCGGCGGGTCTCCCGCGACCGCCACCTCGGCGACCGCCACCGTGACTTATGATGCGCCGGGCACCTATGCGGTGAGTCTCACCGCCAGCGATGGCAGCACTTCCCTCACCAACAACCAATCCGGCTACATCACCGTGCTGCCCGTGCCCGGCACCGCGGCCCCGTTCGAGGAGGGCTTCGAGGCCATTAGCGCATTCAACGCCCCGGATTGGTTCGTGGAGAACCCTCAGAATGACAATACCTGGACGGTGACCACCGCCGCGGCCTTCACGGGCGCGAAGAGCACGCGGATCGTGAATACGGCCGCGATGGATGGCCGCGTGGATGAGCTGGTATCCCGCACCTACGACATGAGCGGCGCCACCCAGGTCGTCCTTTCTTTCCGGTACGCCTATGCCAAACGCACCTCCAACAGCGATGATGCGCTGCGCGTTTACACCAGCACGAACTGCGGGGACACTTGGAGCCTGCGCAAGGTGATGCGGGGCAGCACCACGCTGACCACCGGAGGAGTGGTGACCAGTAGCTTCATCCCGAACGGCCCAGGCCAATGGAGCTACACCGAGGTCACCAACATCAGCAGCGTGAACCATGTGCCCAACTTCCGGTTCAAGTTCGAATTCGAGAGCGACGGAGGGAACAACCTCTATCTCGATGACATCAATCTGAACGGCTTGCCGGTAGGCTTGGATGAGCTCCAGGCACCCGCCACGGGATTGGCGGTGCTGCCCAACCCGGCCAGCGGCCATGCCCAGGCCCTCGTACATGGCAGCGGGGCCTCCATGCTGCTGGAGATCATCGACCTCACGGGCCGTGTGGTGCATCAGCGCGCTGTCGGCGTGCTGGCTGAAGGCGAGCACCGCATAGACCTACCCATCGCCGCCCTGAGCACCGGCACCTACCTGCTGAGAATCTCCACGGAAGTCCGCCGGAATGCCATCCGATTCACGGTGCAATGAGGGCTCCTCGGCCGATGTTCCTGGCCCTGGTCCTCGCTGCCATTGGCTGCGGCAGGGTGGCAGATGGC
Protein-coding regions in this window:
- a CDS encoding M43 family zinc metalloprotease gives rise to the protein MRYLFPALAIATLPLAASAQSPAFTCGTNDDAVLERLHGNDPALLGAIAAANAELEAWTAGFSEGARSTYVIPVVFHIIHNHGPENISDEQVLDAMRILNEDFNRQNPDWDNVRAEFLPLVANVDIEFRLARKDPNGNCTRGITRTVSALTNDGTQDMKDLIQWPRNKYLNVWVAASAAGAAGYTLTPGSVAFFAAADGIVMQHTYVGSIGTGSPSRSRALTHEVGHWINLEHTWGGSNTPAVSTNCSTDDGVSDTPNTIGWTSCNLSGTTCGSLDNVENFMEYSYCSKMFTLGQKTRMVAALTSSTAQRNQLITANNLTATGVSQPEALCAAEFTASNRVVCQGESVTFTDVSYNAVSSRSWSFAGGSPATATSATATVTYDAPGTYAVSLTASDGSTSLTNNQSGYITVLPVPGTAAPFEEGFEAISAFNAPDWFVENPQNDNTWTVTTAAAFTGAKSTRIVNTAAMDGRVDELVSRTYDMSGATQVVLSFRYAYAKRTSNSDDALRVYTSTNCGDTWSLRKVMRGSTTLTTGGVVTSSFIPNGPGQWSYTEVTNISSVNHVPNFRFKFEFESDGGNNLYLDDINLNGLPVGLDELQAPATGLAVLPNPASGHAQALVHGSGASMLLEIIDLTGRVVHQRAVGVLAEGEHRIDLPIAALSTGTYLLRISTEVRRNAIRFTVQ
- a CDS encoding M43 family zinc metalloprotease; protein product: MRLSHTLTLITLLVFAVNGSAQIQPCGANDLTKVLANHPDPAGELALIAAADAELEQFTSAWAAAQTGAERVVHTIPVVFHIIHNNGPENISDEQVIDAVRILNEDFNRLNPDWDNVRPEFLPIVADVGISFKLATRDPSGNCTNGITRTVSPLTNDGTQAMKNLIQWPRSKYLNIWVAASADGAAGYTYRPGSVNNQPTWDGIVILHTYTGSIGTGTPSRSRALTHEVGHWINLAHTWGNSNNPGLPENCNGDDGVSDTPNTIGWTNCTLSGTSCGSLDNVENYMEYSYCCKMFTEGQKTRMLAALNSGTAQRNQLITAANLAATGVDDEPVLCQASFQSSAGLICAGSAVTFTDLSFHGVTGRQWSFPGGTPSSMEDEAAPSVVYNEPGVYPVQLTVTDGTNTLSSTVQGMVTVLANPGSTPPVSEGFEDLTALNGPDWFAVNPNADNTFTVSTTAAYSGSKSVRISNSSAMAGNVDELLSRTFDMSAAEDISITFRWAYARRTSTSDDVLSLYISNNCGETWSLRRISRGSTTLPTAPATTGGFVPNGPGQWGFAEVTNISATSHIPDFRFKFVFESDGGNHLYLDDININGLPVGLEESLLGAGAALQVLPNPAQGMARVHLNLPTPGHTRLSIIDATGRTMQLEELGLRPAGEAIVPLDLGAMAPGAYAAELSVDGRRSFARFIVE
- a CDS encoding M43 family zinc metalloprotease — encoded protein: MRIAFIGLGLLAAVAQAPAQESGFSCLANHPVELARHLAERPNAAQHALQAKAAMEAGAGAFTRGGGQAYVIPVVFHVIHDFGPENISDQQVLDAVRILNEDFNRLNPDWSTVRPEFLDIVADVGIEFRLARRDPEGNCTNGITRTASIRTYDGDYDMTQLIQWPRDRYMNVWVAASASGAAGYTYYPMWLDGWPEADGIVIKHDYVGSVGTGPPGRSRALTHEVGHWLNLKHTWGDSNEPGLPENCDFDDDVDDTPLTRGWTSCLLNGNSCGSGPDNVQNYMEYAYCSRMFTMGQGDRMLAALNSDVAERSALWQPENLDLTGVSGPGQVCQVRFTADRRTICAGETIQFQDQSFWGITTRYWSFPGGQPANSDAETPSVTYTEPGLYPVSLEASDGTNGITGTEPVFIRVLPSPGQPVPWLEGFESTSALPDERWAITDRQGDGGFVLSQAAAFTGSRSARLPNAITMSGNVDELLSETFDLSGSAGAIVTFRYAFAKRFPTNDDALFVWVSADCGATWVLRKVMRASNALLTAGVINGPFTPSGPDQWRLAEITNIGPTLCTSSFRLRFEFVSDGGNDLFIDDINIVAGQVGMRDQATEAQGLAAAWDASSGDAWASFAPVQPGPVRIEVQDAAGRRIAGLQAVAQSGGLQRMALGLRQAAPGTYIVRLVTETGTQAVRFIVP